The following proteins are encoded in a genomic region of Arcobacter suis CECT 7833:
- a CDS encoding branched-chain amino acid transporter permease — protein MNNNEIFIAILIMSIISYFIRALPFLFFRNKELPSCFLFIGKYFPSVVITILIIYTLKDVNFLLVPYGLKEICSIVFTGILHLIFKNYLISIFFGTILYMGLVQLV, from the coding sequence ATGAATAATAATGAAATATTTATAGCAATTCTAATTATGTCAATAATTAGCTATTTTATAAGAGCTCTTCCTTTTTTATTTTTTAGAAATAAAGAATTACCTTCATGTTTCTTATTTATAGGAAAATATTTTCCCTCAGTTGTTATAACAATATTAATAATTTATACTTTAAAAGATGTAAACTTTTTATTAGTGCCTTATGGATTAAAAGAGATTTGTAGTATTGTTTTTACAGGAATATTGCATTTAATTTTCAAAAATTATTTGATCTCTATATTTTTTGGGACGATTTTATATATGGGATTAGTGCAGTTAGTATAA
- a CDS encoding NADH-quinone oxidoreductase subunit I, with protein sequence MAVKITDICISCDACLDECPVEAIVDNDENPTGADTYYVYADKCVECVGHNDAPACADACPTEGCIVWDEAGSGSIEKEDRGTAGTPVVED encoded by the coding sequence ATGGCAGTAAAAATTACTGATATCTGTATTAGTTGTGATGCTTGTTTAGATGAGTGTCCAGTAGAAGCAATCGTTGATAATGATGAGAATCCAACAGGAGCAGATACATATTATGTATACGCTGACAAATGTGTTGAATGCGTAGGACATAATGATGCTCCTGCATGTGCTGATGCATGTCCAACTGAAGGATGTATTGTATGGGATGAAGCTGGTTCTGGTTCAATTGAAAAAGAAGACAGAGGAACTGCTGGTACTCCTGTAGTTGAAGATTAA
- the ndk gene encoding nucleoside-diphosphate kinase → MEQTLSIIKPDAVAKNVVGKILDRFETAGLRIAATRKMQLSQADAEAFYAVHAARPFFKDLVEFMISGPVVVTVLEGVNAMAINRELMGATNPKEAAAGTIRADFAESIDANAVHGSDSLENAANEINFFFAQKEIC, encoded by the coding sequence ATGGAACAAACATTATCAATCATTAAACCAGACGCTGTAGCAAAAAATGTAGTTGGGAAAATCTTAGACAGATTTGAAACAGCTGGATTAAGAATTGCAGCAACAAGAAAAATGCAATTAAGCCAAGCTGATGCTGAAGCTTTTTATGCAGTTCATGCAGCAAGACCTTTCTTTAAAGATTTAGTTGAATTTATGATCTCAGGACCAGTTGTAGTTACAGTTTTAGAAGGTGTTAACGCAATGGCAATTAATAGAGAATTAATGGGTGCAACTAATCCTAAAGAAGCAGCAGCTGGAACAATCAGAGCAGATTTTGCAGAATCAATTGACGCAAATGCAGTTCATGGTTCTGATTCATTAGAAAATGCAGCAAATGAAATTAATTTTTTCTTTGCTCAAAAAGAAATTTGTTAA
- a CDS encoding aminotransferase class IV family protein — protein sequence MKNNIYFETIKCDDFEIFNLDFHNKRVANTIGLNINLQEYIYPLSEELLRCKVTYNDFEVINVEYFVYKKREINSFKLIFDNKISYSKKYLDRENLDNLFLQKEDCDEIIIVKNGIVTDTSIANIAIFYDDVWITSKNCILKGTTRARLLEEKFLIEKDISIEMLQKASKIALMNAMIGFDIKENYSFKV from the coding sequence ATGAAAAATAATATCTATTTTGAAACTATAAAATGTGATGATTTTGAGATCTTTAATTTAGATTTTCATAATAAACGAGTTGCTAATACAATTGGTTTAAATATAAATTTACAAGAGTATATTTATCCATTAAGTGAAGAGTTGCTTCGATGTAAAGTTACTTATAATGATTTTGAAGTTATAAATGTAGAATATTTTGTTTATAAAAAAAGAGAAATTAACTCTTTTAAATTGATATTTGATAATAAAATTTCATATTCAAAAAAATATTTAGATAGGGAAAATTTAGATAATTTATTTTTACAAAAAGAAGATTGTGATGAAATTATTATTGTAAAAAATGGTATTGTAACAGATACAAGTATTGCAAATATAGCGATATTTTATGATGATGTTTGGATAACTTCTAAAAACTGTATATTAAAAGGAACAACAAGAGCTAGGCTTTTGGAAGAGAAGTTTTTAATAGAAAAAGATATTAGTATTGAAATGCTTCAAAAAGCTTCTAAAATCGCTTTAATGAATGCAATGATAGGTTTTGATATTAAAGAAAATTATTCATTTAAAGTATAA
- a CDS encoding transglutaminase-like cysteine peptidase, with protein MKQLIFLIFLINYALAYEFKLNEKDLKYITNSNKKSFIENRLNKYKELKIQIKDYELLKKLSHVNSFINKILPAHDISTQASLDYWATPKEFLLQGHGDCEDYVIAKYFTLLELGIPKEKLYFAVVDIKGEKTSHMILLYLETKESTSLVLDNLSSVVIPLTKRTKLIPKFAFNEIDSYRFSHEKFTQNVNINWGKDNKWEKLLNRVYTLNE; from the coding sequence ATGAAACAACTTATTTTCCTTATTTTCCTTATCAATTATGCTCTTGCTTATGAATTTAAATTAAATGAAAAAGATCTTAAATATATAACTAACTCAAATAAAAAATCATTTATTGAAAATCGATTAAATAAATATAAAGAGTTAAAAATACAAATAAAAGATTATGAGCTTCTTAAAAAATTATCACATGTAAACTCTTTTATAAATAAAATACTTCCAGCACATGATATATCAACTCAAGCTTCACTTGATTATTGGGCAACACCAAAAGAATTTTTACTTCAAGGACATGGAGATTGTGAAGATTATGTTATTGCTAAATACTTTACATTATTAGAATTAGGTATTCCTAAAGAAAAATTATATTTTGCAGTTGTAGATATAAAAGGCGAAAAAACTTCACATATGATTTTATTATATTTAGAAACAAAAGAATCAACTTCTTTAGTTTTAGATAATTTAAGTTCTGTAGTTATTCCTCTTACAAAAAGGACAAAATTAATCCCAAAATTTGCTTTTAATGAAATTGATTCTTATAGATTTTCTCATGAAAAATTCACACAAAATGTAAATATAAATTGGGGTAAAGATAATAAATGGGAAAAACTTTTAAATAGAGTTTATACTTTAAATGAATAA
- a CDS encoding AzlC family ABC transporter permease produces the protein MKYKNELKKAFQISIPIMMGYLVLGFAFGLLLVSFDYSWYIAPIMSFFIYTGALQFLAINFFNIKVGFVDIAIASLFVNIRQSFYGLSLLKRFKDTGKLKAYLIFALSDETYALLTSIQDDESLNKKWYYFFLLFLSQLYWLIGSTLGAIIGINIKFNTQGLEFSLTALFVVLCIEQYKNLQNVIPFIIALVSSISTLVFIPSDKMLIVSIILSLVLMFTFKKRIENE, from the coding sequence TTGAAGTATAAAAATGAACTAAAAAAAGCATTTCAGATTTCTATCCCCATTATGATGGGATATTTAGTTTTAGGTTTTGCTTTTGGTTTATTGTTGGTATCTTTTGATTACTCTTGGTATATAGCTCCGATTATGTCTTTTTTTATTTACACAGGAGCATTACAATTTCTTGCAATAAACTTTTTTAATATAAAAGTAGGTTTTGTTGATATTGCAATAGCTTCATTATTTGTAAACATTAGACAATCTTTTTATGGATTATCCCTTTTAAAAAGATTTAAAGATACTGGAAAGTTAAAAGCATATTTAATTTTTGCCTTATCAGATGAAACATATGCTTTATTAACTTCCATCCAAGATGATGAAAGTTTGAATAAAAAATGGTATTACTTTTTTTTACTTTTTCTTAGCCAATTGTATTGGCTTATTGGTTCAACTTTAGGCGCAATAATTGGCATTAACATAAAATTTAATACACAAGGTTTGGAATTTTCATTAACAGCACTTTTTGTTGTACTTTGTATAGAACAATACAAAAATTTACAAAATGTTATACCTTTTATAATAGCACTAGTTTCATCTATTTCTACACTTGTTTTTATTCCAAGTGATAAAATGTTAATTGTTTCAATAATTTTATCTTTAGTATTAATGTTTACTTTCAAAAAAAGAATTGAAAATGAATAA
- a CDS encoding beta-ketoacyl-ACP synthase III → MTYAAFRSIGAYIPPKIMTNADFEKIIDTSDEWITKRTGIKERRISEVDEASSDLGARAAQVAIDRAGISKEEIDLVICATVTPDYLCMPSTACLIASKVGLPPVMAFDISAACTGFVYAVSIAKAFIESGMKKNVLIIGAETYSSILDYTDRGTCFIFGDGAGAAIISATSNKEESIIDVNCSSDGNYEDLIKTAGGGSKHPCSKEVLENKMACIKMKGNETFKLAVKTLTSDVQVMMQKHNLSNEEITHFIPHQANLRIIKAVGEALGFSDEQTVVTVDKYGNTSAASIPMAMNYAFEEGKIKAGDTILFDAFGGGLTWGSALFKFAPKK, encoded by the coding sequence ATGACATATGCAGCTTTTAGATCTATTGGAGCTTATATTCCTCCTAAGATTATGACGAATGCAGATTTTGAGAAAATCATTGATACAAGTGATGAGTGGATTACAAAAAGAACTGGTATTAAAGAGCGAAGAATATCTGAAGTTGATGAAGCTTCATCTGATTTAGGTGCACGTGCAGCTCAAGTTGCAATTGATAGAGCAGGAATATCTAAAGAAGAAATTGATTTAGTAATTTGTGCTACTGTTACTCCTGATTATTTATGTATGCCATCAACAGCGTGTTTAATAGCGTCAAAAGTAGGACTTCCTCCTGTTATGGCATTTGATATTAGTGCTGCATGTACTGGATTTGTATATGCTGTTTCAATAGCAAAAGCATTCATAGAATCAGGAATGAAAAAAAATGTACTAATTATTGGTGCAGAAACTTATTCTTCTATTCTTGATTATACAGATAGAGGAACTTGTTTTATTTTTGGAGATGGTGCAGGTGCTGCAATCATTTCAGCTACATCAAATAAAGAAGAATCAATTATAGATGTGAATTGTTCAAGTGATGGTAATTATGAAGATTTAATTAAAACGGCTGGAGGGGGGAGTAAACATCCTTGCTCAAAAGAAGTTTTAGAAAACAAAATGGCATGCATAAAAATGAAAGGAAACGAAACTTTCAAACTTGCTGTTAAAACATTAACATCAGATGTTCAAGTAATGATGCAAAAACATAATCTTTCAAATGAGGAAATAACTCACTTTATTCCTCATCAAGCAAACCTTAGAATTATAAAAGCTGTAGGTGAAGCTTTAGGATTCAGTGATGAGCAAACAGTTGTTACTGTAGATAAATATGGTAATACATCAGCTGCATCTATTCCTATGGCTATGAACTATGCCTTTGAAGAAGGTAAGATAAAAGCAGGTGATACTATACTTTTTGATGCCTTCGGTGGTGGATTAACTTGGGGTTCTGCTCTATTTAAATTCGCACCAAAAAAATAA
- the plsX gene encoding phosphate acyltransferase PlsX codes for MLKIAIDAMGGDFGPEPIIEGLVAALKKNNNFTAIAVGKKDELLPLIPQIFLSRIEILDTDDVISMSDSATDALKRKESTIYKAIELVREGNADAVVSAGHSGASMSLATLRIGRIKGVNRPAIATLMPTSENQNTLVLDVGANVDSDAKNLFEFAVMGQVYAQYVLRLDEPIVGLLSNGEEDSKGNEVTKEAYKLISKIPNFAGNVEGSDIFKGTVDVVVCDGFVGNILLKTAEGVADTIGKIIKKNLKRSLISIAGAVLMRKVFKNLKVRVDYAEYGGAPLLGVKAPVIIAHGKSNPKAIQNAIFQAINAASSNLDSIIEQRLAKYSNNQEI; via the coding sequence ATGCTAAAAATTGCAATAGATGCTATGGGTGGGGACTTCGGTCCTGAGCCTATAATAGAAGGCTTAGTTGCCGCACTTAAAAAAAATAATAACTTTACTGCTATCGCAGTTGGTAAAAAAGATGAACTTTTACCTCTTATTCCACAAATTTTTTTATCAAGAATTGAAATATTAGATACAGATGATGTAATTAGTATGAGCGATTCTGCTACAGATGCACTTAAAAGAAAAGAATCAACAATTTATAAAGCTATTGAACTTGTTCGTGAAGGAAATGCTGATGCTGTAGTTTCAGCTGGACATTCTGGTGCTTCAATGTCATTAGCAACATTAAGAATTGGAAGAATAAAAGGCGTAAATAGACCTGCAATTGCAACTTTAATGCCTACAAGTGAAAATCAAAATACCTTAGTATTAGATGTTGGAGCAAATGTTGATAGTGATGCTAAAAACTTATTTGAGTTTGCGGTTATGGGTCAAGTTTATGCTCAATATGTTCTTCGACTTGATGAACCAATTGTTGGCTTATTAAGTAATGGTGAAGAAGATAGTAAAGGTAATGAAGTAACAAAAGAAGCTTACAAATTAATATCAAAAATTCCCAATTTCGCAGGAAATGTTGAAGGTAGTGATATATTCAAAGGAACAGTTGATGTTGTTGTTTGCGATGGTTTTGTTGGTAATATTTTACTTAAAACTGCCGAAGGTGTTGCAGATACAATCGGAAAAATTATTAAGAAGAATTTGAAAAGATCATTAATTTCAATAGCTGGTGCAGTTCTTATGAGAAAAGTTTTCAAAAACTTAAAAGTAAGAGTTGATTATGCTGAATATGGAGGAGCTCCACTATTAGGTGTAAAAGCTCCCGTGATTATTGCCCATGGAAAATCAAATCCAAAAGCAATTCAAAATGCCATATTTCAGGCAATAAATGCAGCAAGTTCAAATTTAGATAGTATTATTGAACAAAGATTAGCAAAATATAGTAATAATCAAGAAATTTAA
- the rpmF gene encoding 50S ribosomal protein L32 has protein sequence MAVPKRRVSHTRSAKRRTHYKITLKKPVKDSDGTWKMPHMVNPTTGEYKN, from the coding sequence ATGGCAGTACCTAAGAGAAGAGTATCTCATACTAGATCAGCAAAAAGAAGAACTCACTACAAAATAACATTAAAAAAACCTGTTAAAGATAGTGATGGAACTTGGAAAATGCCTCATATGGTTAATCCAACTACTGGTGAATATAAAAACTAA
- a CDS encoding aminodeoxychorismate synthase component I: MSKELIKERLNKLGSSKEPFLFVLSYDLDKFYIEKISEISSTIKFELNFKEHQKIKTTQNSKLEKFPLSFENYKRKFDILQNEIKEGNSYLLNLTAKTNIKTTFSLDEIYENTNAKFKLRFQNQDENFVCFSPERFIEIKKNKIFTYPMKGTIDASFVNAEARILGDIKEMAEHTMVVDLLRNDLGIVGSKVRVDKFRYVEKINAGNKKLFQVSSKISATLQNNWHERIGDIITSILPAGSITGTPKKKTVEILNKVEDYDRGFYTGIFGVFDGENLDSSVMIRFIEVDKNGELFYKSGGGITSDSNVNLEYQELLDKIYLPF; the protein is encoded by the coding sequence TTGAGTAAAGAGTTAATAAAAGAAAGACTAAATAAACTTGGTTCTTCAAAAGAGCCATTTTTATTTGTTTTATCTTATGATTTAGATAAATTTTATATTGAAAAAATTTCAGAAATTTCTTCAACAATCAAATTTGAATTAAACTTCAAAGAACATCAAAAAATAAAAACAACTCAAAACAGCAAATTAGAAAAGTTTCCTCTTTCTTTTGAAAATTATAAAAGAAAATTTGATATTTTACAAAATGAGATAAAAGAAGGAAACTCTTATCTTTTAAATTTAACTGCAAAAACAAATATAAAAACTACTTTTTCATTAGATGAAATTTATGAAAATACTAATGCAAAATTTAAATTAAGATTTCAAAATCAAGATGAAAATTTTGTTTGTTTTTCTCCTGAAAGATTTATAGAAATAAAAAAGAATAAAATCTTTACTTATCCCATGAAAGGAACTATTGATGCTTCTTTTGTGAATGCTGAAGCTAGAATTTTAGGTGATATAAAAGAGATGGCTGAACATACAATGGTAGTTGATTTGTTAAGAAATGATTTGGGAATAGTTGGTTCAAAAGTTAGAGTTGATAAATTTAGGTATGTTGAAAAAATAAATGCAGGAAATAAAAAACTTTTCCAAGTGAGTTCAAAAATATCTGCAACTTTGCAAAATAATTGGCATGAAAGAATAGGAGATATTATCACTTCAATTCTACCAGCTGGATCAATTACTGGAACACCAAAAAAGAAAACAGTTGAGATTTTAAATAAAGTTGAAGATTATGATAGAGGATTTTACACGGGAATTTTTGGAGTTTTTGATGGAGAAAATCTAGATTCTTCTGTAATGATTAGATTTATAGAAGTTGATAAAAATGGCGAATTATTTTATAAAAGTGGTGGAGGAATTACTAGTGATTCCAATGTAAATTTAGAGTATCAAGAATTACTTGATAAAATATATTTACCTTTTTAA